The following is a genomic window from Halobacterium sp. R2-5.
CGGCCGAGCGCTTCGACGAGTGAGCGCTTCGACCCGGCGGCGCTCTAGCCGCCGGGGAAGCGCTGTCTCAACCGTCGCTCTCCGGAGTCTCCGCAGTCTGGTCGTGGAACTCGCGGACGTACGCCTCGGTCACCTTCTCGAGTTCGAGGTCGCGGACGATGGCTTCGACGTCGCGGTCCGCGGGGTTCCCGAACCCGCCGGCGCCCGGCGTCCGCACGCTCACGACCGTGCCCGGGTCGAGGTCGTGGACGGACTTCTGCGGGAGGCGCTCGCCCGCGTCGTCGTCGCCGTACTCGTCGGCGTCGTAGACGTACGCCGCGCCGCGAGTCCCCTCCTCGCCGCCCGCGATGCCGTAGGGCGCGTGCTGCTGACGGTCCGCGAGCAGGCTGAAGCGCGCGACGTGGTCCCGGACCTGGATGTCGCGGCGCAGCCCGAGGCCGCCGCGGTGCTCGCCCGCACCGCCCGAGTCCGGCCGGTAGGCGTACTGCCGGACGCGCAGCGGGTACGCCGTCTCCAGCACTTCGACGGGCGTGTTCATCGTGTTGGACATGTGGACGTGGACGCCGTCGAGGCCGTCGCCGTTCGGCCGGCCGCCGAACCCGCCGCCCTGCGTCTCGTAGAACGCGTACGGGCTGCCATCCCGCGGGTCCGTCCCGCCGAACGTGATGTTGTTCATCGTGCCCTGACCGGCGGCGGTTACGCGCTCGGGGGCTTCCGTGCCGAACGCGCCGAGCACGACGTCCGTGACCCGCTGGCTGGTCTCGAGGTTGCCGCCGACGACCGCCGCCGGCGGCTCCGGGTTGACGATGCTCCCCTCCGGCGCGTCGATGTCGATGGGCCGGTAGCAGCCGTGGTTCGGCGGGATGTCAGGGTCGGTCACGCAGCGGATGGCGTAGTACGTCGCCGACGAGGTGACCGCGAGCACGGCGTTCACCGGGCCCTCCGTCTGGTCGGCGGTGCCCGCGAAGTCCACGTGGACGCTGTCGCCGTCGACGGTGACGGTGGCGCACACGCGCAGGTCGGTGTTCCCGCGGCCGTCGTCGTCGAGGACGTCCTCGAAGCTGTACGTGCCGTCCGGGAACTCCTCCAGTTCCGCGCGCATCCGGCGCTCGGAGTAGTCCTGCACCTCGTCGAAGGCCTCGGAGAGCTCCTCGACGCCGTACCGGTCGACGAGTTCGTGGACGCGCTCGCGGGCGGTCTCGTTGGCGGCCTCCTGGGCGCGCAGGTCGCCGCGGCGCTCGTCGGGCGTGCGCACGTTCAGGAGAATCATCTCCATCACGTCGTCGACGACCTCGCCGCCCTCGAACAGCTTCACGGGCGGGATGCGCAGCCCTTCCTGGTAGATTTCCGTGGAGTCCGCGGCCACGGAGCCGGCGGTGGAGCCGCCGACGTCGGCGTGGTGCGCGCGGTTCGCGGCGTACGCGACGAGCGTCGGGTCCTCGGACTCCGGGTCCGCGAACACCGGGGAGACCAGCGTCAGGTCCGGGAGGTGGGCGCCACCGTGGAACGGGTCGTTCAGCAGCACCGCGTCGCCGGGCCCGAGGTCGCCCTCGAAGGCGTCGACGGCGGCCTTCACGGAGAACGGCATCGCGCCGAGGTGGACGGGCATGTTCTCCGCCTGGGAGACCATCTCGCCGCCCGCGTCGAACAGCGCACACGAGCAGTCGCGGCGCTCCTTGATGTTCGGCGAGTAGCCCGTGCGCACGAGGTTCGCGTTCATCTCCTCGGCGATGGCGGTGCAGCCGTTCCGGATGACTTCGAGGGTGACGGAGTCCACCATCACCGACCACCCCCCGTGTCCACGACGACATTCCCGTGCTCGTCGACGTCCGCGGTCTGACCGGGGTGGACGACGACCGTGCTCTCGGCGCCCTCGACGACCGCGGGGCCGTCGAAGGACGCGTCCGCCGGGAGCTCCGCGCGGTCGTAGATGCGCGTCTCGCGGGGCTCGCCGCCGTAGGTCACGGTCCGTTCTTCGCGAATCGCGCCCTCGACGCTACCCTCGCTCGCCGGCGGCTCCAGCGCGGGCGTGTCCACGCCGCCGCGCGCTCGGAGCCGGAGCGTCACCAGTTCGACGGGCTCCTCGCGGTCGGCGTGCCCGTAGCGCTGTTCGTGGCGCTCGTGGAAGCGCTCCACGACCGTTTCGAGCGCGCGCTCGTCGACCTCGCCGTCCGGGACTGGTACGGAGATTTCGAACGACTGGCCGGCGTACCGGAGGTCCGCGGTGCGCTCGTAGTACCGCGATTCGGGTGCGACCTCCTCGTCGTCGAGGCGCTGTTCACCCGAGTCGTGGAGGTCCGCGAACACGTCCCGGACCGCCCGCGGCGACACCTCCTCGATGGGCCGCACCCGGGAGACGCTGTAGTCGTACAGCACGTCGCTGATGAGCAAGCCGAGCGCGGAGAGGACGCCCGCGGTCTGGGGGACGACGACCTTCGGGATGTCGAGGTCGTCGGCGAGCCGGCAGGCGTGCAGCGGGCCGGCGCCGCCGAACGCGACCAGCGCGAAGTCCCGCGGGTCGTAGCCGCGTTCCACGGAGACGACGCGGAGCGCGCGCTGCATGTTCGCGTTCGCCACGTCGAGGACGCCCTGCGCGGCCTCCTCGGCGGTCATGTCGAGTTCGTCCCCCAGTTTCTCCTCGAACGCCGCCTGGACGTCGCCGACCGCCACGTCCAACTCCCCGGAGAGGAAGCGGTCGGGGTCGAGGCGCCCGAGCAGCAGGTGGGCGTCCGTCGTCGTCGGCTCGGTGCCGCCGCGGCCGTACGAGATGGGGCCGGGGTCCGCACCGGCAGAACGCGGGCCGACGCGCAGCGCGCCGCCCTTGTCCACCCACGCGATGGAGCCGCCGCCGGAGCCGACGGTGTGGATGTCGATCATCGGGACGCCGACGGCGTAGTCGCCGACCGTGACGTCCGTCGAGACGAGCGGGTCGCCACCCTGCACGAGCGAGACGTCGCAGGACGTGCCGCCCATGTCCATCGTGATGACGTCGTCGATGCCGCAGCGCTGCGCGACGAACGTCGCGCCCTGTACGCCCGCGGCGGGCCCCGACAGCAGCGTGTTCACGGGGCGCTCGCGGGCGGCCTCGGCGGTGATGAGGCCGCCGTTGGACTGCATGATCTTGAGCTCGGCGCCGACGCCGCGCTCGCGGACGTGGTCGCCGAGGTTCCCGATGTAGCGGTCCATCACGGGCTTCAGCGAGGCGTTCAGCGACGTGGTGAGCGTGCGCTCGTACTCCCGGATCTCGGGGAGCACGTCGCTGGACAGGGAGAGGGAGGCGTCGACGCCCTCCTCGCGGAACAGCTCCGCGACGCGGCGCTCGTGGGCGTCGTTCTCGAACGCGAACAGCAGCGAGACGGCGACGCTGTCCGCGCCGCTGTCGGCGACCTCGGCGGCGAGCTCGCGGACCGCGTCCTCGTCGAGGTCGCGGACGACGTTCCCGCGCTCGTC
Proteins encoded in this region:
- a CDS encoding hydantoinase B/oxoprolinase family protein, with the translated sequence MVDSVTLEVIRNGCTAIAEEMNANLVRTGYSPNIKERRDCSCALFDAGGEMVSQAENMPVHLGAMPFSVKAAVDAFEGDLGPGDAVLLNDPFHGGAHLPDLTLVSPVFADPESEDPTLVAYAANRAHHADVGGSTAGSVAADSTEIYQEGLRIPPVKLFEGGEVVDDVMEMILLNVRTPDERRGDLRAQEAANETARERVHELVDRYGVEELSEAFDEVQDYSERRMRAELEEFPDGTYSFEDVLDDDGRGNTDLRVCATVTVDGDSVHVDFAGTADQTEGPVNAVLAVTSSATYYAIRCVTDPDIPPNHGCYRPIDIDAPEGSIVNPEPPAAVVGGNLETSQRVTDVVLGAFGTEAPERVTAAGQGTMNNITFGGTDPRDGSPYAFYETQGGGFGGRPNGDGLDGVHVHMSNTMNTPVEVLETAYPLRVRQYAYRPDSGGAGEHRGGLGLRRDIQVRDHVARFSLLADRQQHAPYGIAGGEEGTRGAAYVYDADEYGDDDAGERLPQKSVHDLDPGTVVSVRTPGAGGFGNPADRDVEAIVRDLELEKVTEAYVREFHDQTAETPESDG
- a CDS encoding hydantoinase/oxoprolinase family protein — translated: MNPADGTRVGVDVGGTFTDIVTVHDGRVDVTKTPSTPDAPETGVVNGLEKSADDAGFSFGDVAFLSHGTTVATNAVLEGTWADTTLVTTEGFRDVLEIARQNRPDIYDFDAEKPAPIVPRDRRFEVPERLDERGNVVRDLDEDAVRELAAEVADSGADSVAVSLLFAFENDAHERRVAELFREEGVDASLSLSSDVLPEIREYERTLTTSLNASLKPVMDRYIGNLGDHVRERGVGAELKIMQSNGGLITAEAARERPVNTLLSGPAAGVQGATFVAQRCGIDDVITMDMGGTSCDVSLVQGGDPLVSTDVTVGDYAVGVPMIDIHTVGSGGGSIAWVDKGGALRVGPRSAGADPGPISYGRGGTEPTTTDAHLLLGRLDPDRFLSGELDVAVGDVQAAFEEKLGDELDMTAEEAAQGVLDVANANMQRALRVVSVERGYDPRDFALVAFGGAGPLHACRLADDLDIPKVVVPQTAGVLSALGLLISDVLYDYSVSRVRPIEEVSPRAVRDVFADLHDSGEQRLDDEEVAPESRYYERTADLRYAGQSFEISVPVPDGEVDERALETVVERFHERHEQRYGHADREEPVELVTLRLRARGGVDTPALEPPASEGSVEGAIREERTVTYGGEPRETRIYDRAELPADASFDGPAVVEGAESTVVVHPGQTADVDEHGNVVVDTGGGR